A part of Candidatus Electrothrix aestuarii genomic DNA contains:
- the tnpA gene encoding IS200/IS605 family transposase: protein MRRYRIGAHTKTDLKAHLVWIPKYRKKVLTGEVAVRTRDILRRIAMEHEFDIISGKVASDHAHMFVSYRPTQNISKI from the coding sequence ATGCGACGTTACAGGATTGGAGCTCATACCAAAACGGATTTAAAAGCACATCTTGTCTGGATACCGAAATACCGGAAGAAAGTTTTGACCGGTGAGGTCGCCGTGCGTACGCGCGATATTTTGCGTCGGATAGCGATGGAGCATGAATTCGATATTATCAGCGGAAAAGTTGCATCTGATCATGCCCATATGTTTGTATCATACCGGCCGACTCAAAATATCAGCAAAATTTGA
- a CDS encoding nitroreductase family protein yields the protein MLFKDIVTHRQSIRGYRDKPVEREKIELCLEAARLAPSACNSQPWYFMIVDQPELRKQVAEHIIKGVVPINRWANQAPVLVIILTEKPKLVTQVGGFLKRKEYNLIDLGITAEHFCLQATELGLGTCMLGWFNEKGIKKALNIPTKKRIGLVITVGYHDENKDRKKIRKSMDEIREYL from the coding sequence ATGTTATTCAAAGATATAGTTACTCATCGTCAGAGCATAAGAGGATATAGAGACAAACCAGTTGAAAGGGAAAAAATTGAGCTATGCCTTGAAGCCGCTCGATTGGCTCCTTCAGCTTGCAACTCGCAGCCTTGGTATTTCATGATTGTTGATCAACCGGAACTCAGAAAACAGGTTGCTGAACATATTATCAAAGGTGTTGTTCCCATAAACCGGTGGGCAAATCAAGCGCCAGTCCTGGTCATAATCCTCACAGAAAAACCAAAATTGGTTACACAGGTAGGTGGTTTTCTTAAAAGGAAAGAATATAACTTAATAGACTTAGGAATAACCGCTGAACATTTTTGCCTCCAAGCCACGGAACTTGGACTTGGTACATGTATGCTCGGATGGTTCAATGAAAAAGGCATTAAGAAGGCTCTTAATATCCCGACAAAAAAACGCATCGGATTAGTCATTACAGTTGGATATCATGACGAGAACAAAGACAGGAAGAAAATCAGAAAAAGTATGGATGAAATCAGAGAATATCTTTGA